A window from Chitinophagales bacterium encodes these proteins:
- a CDS encoding acetyl-CoA C-acyltransferase, producing the protein MQEAYIVAGYRTAVGKSKRGAFRFTRPDDLAIDVIRGLMQSVPQLEAKRVDDVIVGNAVPEAEQGLQFGRIISARALGIDVPGVTVNRYCASGLETIAMATAKIRMGMAECIIAGGTESMSLVPTAGWKTVPAYSIAKDEPDYYLSMGLTAEAVAKEFNVSREDQDLFAYQSHQKAISAIQNGHFKPGILPINVEQVYVDENGKRKKKEYIVDTDEGPRADTSVEALAKLKPAFAAGGCVTAGNSSQTSDGAAFVIVMSERMVNELGLKPIGRLVTSAVAGVHPRIMGIGPVAAIPKALKQAGMTLDQIDLIELNEAFASQSLAVIREAGLDPSKVNINGGAIALGHPLGCTGCKLTIQNLHDMKRLNKKYGMISACVGGGQGIAGIVENL; encoded by the coding sequence ATGCAGGAGGCTTATATTGTTGCCGGTTATCGTACGGCGGTAGGTAAATCCAAGCGGGGAGCGTTTCGCTTCACAAGGCCTGACGATCTGGCGATTGACGTGATCCGGGGCCTAATGCAATCGGTTCCTCAACTGGAAGCGAAAAGGGTTGACGATGTGATTGTAGGAAATGCCGTACCCGAAGCGGAGCAGGGTTTGCAATTTGGCCGGATCATCAGTGCCCGGGCGCTGGGTATTGATGTACCCGGGGTTACGGTAAACAGGTATTGTGCCTCAGGATTGGAAACCATTGCTATGGCTACCGCGAAGATCCGGATGGGCATGGCGGAATGTATTATCGCCGGAGGAACAGAGAGTATGAGTCTGGTACCTACAGCTGGGTGGAAAACCGTACCTGCCTATTCCATTGCCAAAGATGAACCTGACTATTATCTGAGTATGGGATTAACGGCAGAGGCGGTGGCCAAGGAGTTTAATGTGAGCCGGGAGGATCAGGATCTGTTCGCCTATCAATCACACCAGAAAGCCATCAGTGCGATTCAAAATGGTCATTTTAAACCGGGCATTCTGCCGATCAATGTGGAACAGGTATATGTAGATGAAAATGGAAAGCGAAAAAAGAAGGAATATATTGTAGACACCGATGAAGGACCAAGAGCGGATACATCGGTGGAGGCCCTCGCCAAATTAAAACCTGCTTTTGCTGCAGGTGGATGTGTGACGGCCGGTAATTCATCGCAAACCTCCGATGGTGCAGCTTTTGTGATCGTGATGAGTGAGCGCATGGTCAATGAACTGGGATTAAAACCCATTGGGCGGTTGGTAACCTCTGCCGTGGCGGGTGTTCATCCTCGCATCATGGGGATTGGTCCCGTAGCGGCCATACCCAAAGCACTCAAACAAGCCGGAATGACCCTCGACCAGATCGATCTCATTGAATTGAATGAGGCCTTTGCCTCGCAGTCACTGGCCGTGATTCGCGAAGCCGGGTTGGATCCATCCAAAGTAAATATCAACGGAGGCGCCATCGCGCTGGGACATCCGCTTGGATGCACCGGTTGCAAACTGACCATCCAGAATCTCCATGATATGAAGCGGTTGAATAAAAAATATGGAATGATCTCCGCATGTGTCGGTGGCGGGCAGGGAATAGCAGGGATCGTAGAGAATTTGTAA
- a CDS encoding quinone-dependent dihydroorotate dehydrogenase yields the protein MYTLLRNFLFLFGPEQAHHISMKLLKLGCSFPIIRQMIARQFTPADKPVTAFGIRFRNQIGLGAGFDKNAKYLRELEALGFGCVEIGTVTPKAQDGNERPRLFRLPADKALINRMGFNNEGVEAVAKRLRKWKEKKHVLVIGGNIGKNKVTPNNDAWMDYEICFNELHPYVDYFVVNVSSPNTPGLRELQEKESLRKILTNLQCLNDEKTVKKPILLKIAPDLTREQLDDVVNLALEIELDGIVATNTTISRTGLRTPSVEVEKMGAGGLSGAPVRSRSTEVVEYLFRKSNGKLPIIASGGIFVAADAREKLRAGASLIQVWTGFIYEGPGILKNICRGQ from the coding sequence ATGTACACCTTACTTCGCAATTTCCTCTTTCTGTTTGGTCCGGAGCAAGCGCATCATATTTCCATGAAACTCCTGAAGCTGGGCTGCTCCTTTCCTATTATCCGTCAAATGATCGCACGGCAGTTTACCCCGGCAGACAAACCAGTTACTGCTTTTGGTATCCGGTTTCGCAATCAAATTGGATTGGGTGCCGGTTTTGATAAAAATGCCAAATACCTGCGCGAGTTGGAAGCACTTGGTTTTGGCTGTGTGGAGATCGGTACGGTTACCCCAAAGGCACAGGATGGCAATGAGCGACCCCGATTGTTTCGACTGCCTGCCGATAAGGCACTGATCAACCGGATGGGTTTTAACAATGAAGGCGTGGAGGCTGTTGCCAAACGCTTGCGTAAATGGAAAGAAAAAAAACATGTGCTGGTCATCGGTGGCAATATTGGAAAGAATAAGGTCACGCCCAACAACGATGCCTGGATGGATTACGAGATCTGTTTCAACGAACTCCATCCTTATGTCGATTATTTTGTGGTCAATGTCAGTTCCCCAAATACACCCGGTCTGCGTGAACTACAGGAAAAAGAATCCCTCCGCAAGATCCTCACCAACCTGCAATGCCTGAATGATGAGAAGACGGTCAAAAAACCCATCTTGTTAAAGATCGCCCCCGATCTTACCCGGGAACAATTGGATGATGTGGTAAACCTGGCCCTGGAGATCGAACTCGACGGGATCGTGGCGACCAATACTACCATTTCCCGGACGGGATTGCGTACCCCTTCGGTAGAAGTGGAAAAGATGGGAGCCGGTGGATTGAGTGGCGCACCGGTCCGAAGCCGGAGCACGGAAGTGGTGGAATATCTGTTTCGAAAATCAAATGGAAAACTCCCCATCATCGCCTCGGGTGGTATCTTTGTTGCCGCCGACGCGCGCGAGAAACTCAGGGCAGGGGCCTCCCTTATCCAGGTATGGACCGGTTTTATTTACGAAGGACCGGGTATCCTGAAGAATATCTGCCGCGGTCAGTGA
- a CDS encoding TerC family protein, with the protein MEHLFTSESIISFVVLVILEVVLGIDNVIFVSIIMNRLKSLKEQKRARRIWMITGILSRSLLLMGLGWLLSQKGKAVFTISGKGFDLASLVMLLGGLFLIYKAVKEIHNKLEGEDPNAATKNAKGISLGQAIAQIMLIDAVFSFDSIITAGGTAKHVEIMIAAVVIAMTIMFLFSPRIAGFIHKHPTLKMLALSFLVMIGLSLIIEGWDSEAAHQLHLKNYIYFGMAFSFVVELLNMTMRSREKKNKAHVVKLNEPVLEQDDSPQRT; encoded by the coding sequence ATGGAACACTTATTTACATCGGAAAGCATCATCAGTTTTGTTGTCTTGGTCATTCTTGAGGTCGTGCTGGGCATAGACAACGTGATCTTTGTCAGTATCATCATGAACCGGCTGAAAAGCCTCAAAGAACAAAAAAGAGCCCGTCGTATCTGGATGATCACAGGCATCCTCTCACGCAGCTTATTGTTGATGGGATTGGGATGGCTGCTTTCGCAAAAAGGAAAAGCGGTATTTACCATCTCCGGAAAAGGATTCGATCTGGCCAGTCTGGTCATGCTATTGGGAGGATTGTTCCTGATCTATAAGGCAGTCAAGGAAATCCATAACAAACTGGAAGGGGAAGACCCCAATGCGGCGACAAAAAATGCAAAAGGTATCAGCTTAGGCCAGGCCATTGCCCAGATCATGCTCATTGATGCCGTATTCTCCTTCGACAGCATCATCACTGCCGGTGGAACAGCCAAACATGTAGAGATCATGATCGCGGCTGTAGTGATTGCCATGACCATTATGTTTTTATTCAGCCCCCGCATTGCCGGTTTTATCCATAAACACCCCACCTTGAAAATGCTGGCGCTTTCCTTCCTTGTCATGATCGGTCTAAGCCTGATCATTGAAGGATGGGATAGCGAAGCGGCGCACCAGTTGCACCTGAAAAATTATATCTACTTCGGTATGGCCTTCTCTTTTGTGGTAGAATTGTTGAACATGACCATGCGCAGCCGGGAGAAAAAGAATAAGGCGCATGTGGTGAAATTGAACGAACCCGTGTTGGAGCAGGATGACTCACCGCAAAGAACATAA
- a CDS encoding 16S rRNA (uracil(1498)-N(3))-methyltransferase: protein MQTQLPLFYIPAFQNESRLDLGEENSRHIIQVLRMKKGELLQLTDGKGHFILAEIEEEHKKHCRVIIKKVESAAPFSPRITIAISLIKNASRFEWFLEKATEIGVSVIQPLICARTEREKFRQDRLQGICIAAMIQSQQAWLPELKEPIEMSAYLQQSFNNHDLFIAHCAEGEKSGLAAQKNTGNDRLLLIGPEGDFTKQEIELAMEKGFSPVSLGDTRLRTETAGVVGLMLLKI from the coding sequence ATGCAAACGCAGCTTCCATTATTTTATATTCCTGCCTTTCAAAACGAATCCCGTCTCGATCTGGGAGAAGAAAATTCACGCCATATCATTCAGGTATTGCGGATGAAAAAAGGGGAGCTACTACAACTGACCGATGGGAAAGGCCATTTTATCCTTGCCGAAATCGAAGAAGAACATAAGAAACACTGTAGGGTGATCATTAAAAAGGTGGAAAGTGCAGCTCCTTTTTCTCCCCGAATCACCATCGCTATTTCCCTTATAAAAAATGCCAGTCGTTTTGAGTGGTTCCTCGAGAAAGCTACGGAGATCGGTGTTTCGGTTATTCAACCGTTGATCTGCGCGCGCACCGAACGCGAGAAATTTCGGCAGGACCGATTGCAAGGCATCTGCATAGCCGCGATGATCCAAAGCCAACAGGCCTGGTTGCCTGAACTAAAGGAACCAATAGAGATGAGCGCTTATCTTCAACAATCTTTTAATAATCACGACCTGTTTATTGCTCATTGTGCCGAGGGTGAAAAATCAGGTCTTGCTGCGCAGAAAAATACAGGCAATGACCGCTTGCTGCTGATCGGACCCGAAGGAGATTTTACAAAGCAGGAGATCGAACTGGCCATGGAAAAAGGGTTTTCGCCGGTGTCGCTGGGTGATACGAGGTTAAGAACGGAGACAGCAGGGGTTGTCGGGCTTATGTTATTGAAAATATGA
- the dnaB gene encoding replicative DNA helicase — translation MDLTNLNRDRKQRKKNVPDLTPMVYGKVPPQAKELEEAVLGAIMLEKNAFDAVVEILKPECFYVEAHQRIFRSMQSLAQKSQPIDILTVSEELRTREELDMVGGAYYVTRLTNTVVSSANIEAHARIVLQKFIQRELIRISGEIIGDAFEDSTDVFDLLDDAESKLFEITNNHLRKNFDTIDSVLVKTIQRIEDLRHKNEDVTGVPSGFPGLDRVTYGWQNTDLIILAARPAVGKTAFALNLARNAGLNANKPTPVAFFSLEMSAGQLVQRILSAESEIWLEKISRGKMEEHEMKQLYARGIQRLAQAPIFIDDTPALNIFELRAKCRRLKNKHNIGMVIIDYLQLMSGTNDNRQGNREQEISNISRNLKGLAKELSIPIIALSQLSRAVETRKEGNKMPQLSDLRESGAIEQDADMVMFLYRPEYYDITSNEMGESNKGETHVRIAKHRNGSLETIKLRALLHIQKFIEDGGESDFGMPGGNWRPVKDDDGPKVFYQTGSKMNDLDMGDEDPF, via the coding sequence ATGGACCTTACTAACCTGAATCGCGACCGGAAGCAACGCAAGAAGAATGTGCCAGACCTGACCCCCATGGTCTATGGCAAAGTTCCCCCACAGGCCAAGGAATTGGAAGAAGCCGTATTAGGCGCCATCATGCTGGAAAAAAATGCCTTTGATGCTGTGGTGGAGATACTGAAGCCCGAATGTTTTTATGTAGAAGCGCATCAGCGGATTTTTCGTTCCATGCAATCCCTGGCACAAAAAAGCCAGCCGATCGATATCCTGACCGTATCGGAAGAACTCCGCACCAGAGAAGAATTGGATATGGTTGGCGGGGCCTATTATGTAACCCGTTTGACAAACACTGTTGTATCATCGGCCAATATCGAGGCACATGCCCGTATTGTATTGCAGAAATTCATTCAGCGCGAACTGATACGTATCAGTGGAGAGATCATTGGTGATGCCTTTGAAGATTCCACTGATGTATTCGATCTGCTGGATGATGCGGAAAGCAAATTATTTGAGATCACCAATAATCACCTGCGGAAAAACTTTGATACCATTGATTCGGTTTTGGTAAAAACCATTCAACGGATCGAAGACCTGCGGCATAAAAACGAAGATGTTACGGGTGTGCCCAGTGGTTTCCCCGGACTTGACCGTGTTACGTATGGATGGCAGAATACCGACCTGATCATTTTGGCGGCACGTCCTGCCGTTGGTAAAACTGCCTTTGCCCTTAACCTGGCGAGAAACGCCGGCCTCAATGCAAACAAACCCACACCGGTTGCTTTCTTTTCGCTGGAGATGAGTGCCGGTCAGTTGGTGCAACGGATCCTTTCTGCTGAAAGTGAGATCTGGTTGGAGAAGATCAGCCGCGGTAAAATGGAAGAGCATGAAATGAAGCAATTATATGCACGGGGTATTCAACGCCTGGCACAGGCGCCGATCTTTATAGATGATACTCCTGCCCTGAATATTTTTGAATTGCGGGCGAAATGCCGTCGTCTCAAAAACAAACACAATATCGGAATGGTCATCATTGACTATCTCCAGCTCATGAGTGGTACCAATGATAACCGGCAAGGAAACAGGGAACAGGAGATCAGTAATATCTCCCGAAACCTGAAAGGCCTGGCAAAAGAACTGAGCATCCCGATCATCGCCCTGTCACAGTTAAGCCGGGCGGTTGAAACCAGAAAGGAAGGAAACAAGATGCCTCAGTTGAGTGACCTGCGTGAATCGGGAGCGATCGAGCAAGATGCCGATATGGTTATGTTCCTTTACCGCCCTGAATACTATGATATCACCTCCAATGAAATGGGGGAGAGCAATAAGGGGGAAACCCATGTACGGATCGCCAAACACCGGAATGGTTCCCTTGAAACGATCAAACTCAGGGCCCTGCTGCATATCCAGAAATTTATTGAGGATGGTGGTGAATCGGATTTTGGTATGCCTGGAGGAAACTGGAGACCGGTGAAAGATGATGATGGTCCTAAAGTATTCTACCAAACCGGTAGCAAAATGAATGACCTGGATATGGGGGATGAAGATCCTTTCTAA
- a CDS encoding phenylalanine--tRNA ligase subunit beta translates to MKISYKWLSEYLPVDLEPERLSRILTSIGLEVESLEKFEEVKGGLQGLVIGEVLTTEKHPNADKLTLTTVNIGADSPLSIVCGAPNVAVGQKVVVAPVGATIYPTQGEPVTMKLAKIRGSESQGMICAEDEIGLGTSHAGILVLPADVMVGKPAAEYFKPYSDWVFEIGLTPNRMDAMSHWGVARDVCAYLSHHDKKDLRAKIPVTNGLKADNLEWPIQVSIENTQACKRYSGISIANITVKPSPVWMQQRLKAIGLRPINNIVDITNFIQHETGQPLHAFDAEKIGGKKILVKNLPEGTPFVTLDEKERKLNAQDLMICDASEGMCIAGVFGGVHSGVSDSTRHIFLESAWFNPIDIRKTSFRHGLRTDAATRFEKGIDISNTVNVLKRAASLIKEFAGGQIASEIVDIYPQPVEKTKVGIKYHYLKKLSGKNYHPDTVKRILESLGFEITKEGIDELWVAVPYSKPDISLPADIVEEIVRIDGLDNITIPTSITISPSTEENYFADTLKEKIANYLTGLGFNEIMTNSITNSAYYSPEELAETVKMINNLSAELDILRPSMLETGLESVAHNLNRKNLDLRFFEFGKTYRVIAPGQYEEKDHLTLYVTGNSQTSSWKGKSVGSDAYYLKGVLEALFSQAGVEKPQFQSKENEKISGALVARSMEQDLALTGTAAPSLLQRFDIKQPVYIADIDWTNFTNKAALGKIQYMELARFPAVNRDLALVVDKAVAYEQVENSVKKLKLDKLKDVQLFDIFESDKLGAGKKSLALSFTFQDTEKTLTDKEIENWTGKIIQTLEKELNAEIRK, encoded by the coding sequence ATGAAGATCTCATACAAATGGCTTAGTGAATACCTGCCTGTGGACCTGGAACCCGAAAGACTCAGCAGGATACTGACTTCCATCGGTTTGGAAGTGGAGAGCCTGGAAAAATTTGAAGAAGTTAAAGGCGGGTTGCAAGGACTGGTGATCGGTGAGGTATTGACCACCGAAAAGCATCCCAATGCAGATAAATTGACGTTGACCACCGTAAACATTGGTGCAGATTCTCCTCTGTCCATCGTATGCGGGGCACCGAATGTTGCAGTAGGACAAAAGGTAGTTGTAGCTCCTGTTGGCGCCACCATTTACCCCACCCAGGGCGAACCGGTGACCATGAAACTGGCCAAGATCCGTGGCAGTGAAAGTCAGGGCATGATCTGCGCGGAAGATGAGATCGGATTGGGAACATCCCATGCAGGTATACTGGTTCTCCCGGCTGATGTAATGGTGGGAAAACCGGCTGCTGAGTATTTCAAACCCTATTCAGACTGGGTGTTTGAGATCGGTTTGACCCCCAACCGCATGGATGCCATGAGCCATTGGGGTGTGGCCAGGGATGTATGTGCCTATCTTTCCCATCATGATAAAAAGGATCTGCGCGCAAAGATCCCGGTAACCAATGGCCTGAAAGCCGACAACCTCGAATGGCCCATTCAGGTGAGTATTGAAAATACACAGGCTTGTAAACGGTATAGCGGTATCAGTATCGCCAATATTACCGTTAAGCCCTCACCGGTCTGGATGCAACAACGGTTAAAGGCCATAGGCTTGCGACCGATCAATAATATTGTCGACATCACCAATTTCATTCAACACGAAACCGGTCAGCCGCTACATGCCTTTGATGCAGAGAAAATTGGCGGAAAAAAGATCCTGGTGAAAAATCTTCCGGAAGGCACTCCGTTTGTGACCCTCGATGAAAAGGAGAGAAAACTCAACGCACAGGACCTGATGATCTGTGATGCTTCGGAGGGAATGTGTATTGCCGGTGTATTTGGTGGCGTACATTCAGGTGTTTCGGATAGTACCCGTCATATCTTTTTAGAAAGTGCCTGGTTCAATCCCATTGATATCCGCAAGACCTCTTTCCGTCATGGATTACGCACCGATGCTGCCACGCGATTTGAAAAAGGGATCGATATTTCCAATACCGTCAATGTATTGAAAAGGGCCGCTTCGTTGATCAAAGAATTCGCTGGTGGACAGATCGCGTCGGAGATCGTAGATATCTACCCTCAACCTGTGGAGAAGACCAAGGTGGGTATAAAATATCATTACCTGAAAAAGCTATCGGGTAAGAATTATCATCCAGATACCGTCAAACGTATTTTGGAAAGTCTGGGTTTTGAGATCACCAAAGAAGGGATTGATGAACTCTGGGTGGCTGTACCTTATTCCAAACCGGACATTAGTCTGCCGGCAGATATCGTTGAAGAGATCGTGCGCATCGACGGACTTGATAATATCACTATCCCGACCTCGATCACGATCTCCCCATCCACCGAAGAGAATTATTTCGCGGATACACTCAAGGAAAAGATCGCCAATTATCTGACCGGTCTTGGGTTCAATGAGATCATGACCAACTCCATTACCAATTCCGCCTACTATTCTCCCGAAGAGTTGGCCGAAACGGTGAAGATGATCAATAACCTGAGCGCGGAACTGGATATACTACGCCCTTCCATGCTGGAAACAGGTTTGGAATCGGTAGCGCATAACCTCAATCGCAAAAACCTGGACCTGCGGTTTTTTGAGTTTGGAAAAACATATCGTGTCATTGCTCCCGGCCAATACGAGGAAAAAGATCATCTCACGCTCTATGTCACCGGAAATAGCCAGACCAGTTCCTGGAAAGGAAAATCCGTTGGGTCTGATGCCTATTATCTGAAAGGGGTATTGGAGGCATTATTCAGCCAGGCAGGTGTGGAAAAACCACAATTCCAGAGCAAGGAAAATGAAAAGATCAGTGGCGCACTCGTGGCCCGGTCAATGGAACAGGACCTGGCCCTGACAGGTACGGCGGCACCATCTTTATTACAACGTTTTGATATCAAACAGCCAGTCTACATCGCGGATATTGACTGGACCAATTTTACCAATAAAGCCGCACTGGGCAAGATCCAGTATATGGAGTTGGCCCGTTTCCCGGCGGTAAACCGTGATCTCGCGTTGGTTGTAGACAAGGCGGTGGCCTACGAACAGGTGGAAAACTCGGTGAAAAAGTTAAAGCTGGATAAGCTGAAAGATGTGCAACTCTTCGATATTTTCGAAAGTGATAAATTGGGAGCAGGTAAAAAATCCCTGGCACTTAGCTTTACCTTCCAGGATACCGAAAAGACGCTCACGGATAAGGAAATCGAAAATTGGACCGGTAAGATCATTCAAACCCTCGAAAAAGAACTCAACGCCGAGATCCGGAAATAA
- a CDS encoding cell division protein ZapA produces the protein MADTLIPVSIVIGDRSYRIKINPADEEVVRKTVKTINDKIVDFKTHFAGKDMQDYVAMVLVWFATEKNEHLSSVMEEEKWKEGLAQIEKLLP, from the coding sequence ATGGCTGATACACTCATTCCTGTTTCCATCGTTATCGGTGACCGGAGTTACCGCATCAAGATCAACCCGGCCGATGAAGAGGTTGTGCGAAAAACAGTAAAGACCATCAATGACAAGATCGTTGATTTCAAAACCCATTTCGCCGGCAAAGACATGCAGGATTATGTGGCCATGGTACTCGTTTGGTTTGCCACCGAAAAAAACGAACACCTTAGCTCTGTAATGGAGGAAGAAAAATGGAAGGAAGGGTTGGCCCAGATCGAGAAACTGTTACCATGA
- a CDS encoding AhpC/TSA family protein, giving the protein MRKILFLLVSMPLFGQAQKSPAPAKMSGTIENLALEAEWIHFSYRNNGARIHDSVQVVNNKFSYSAVLAEPTMITLYPAYKSKADGSRPAIKFDRDYATVFAASGKIKLSHIDSFANVQVKGSAAHDEYKKLNTYLEPFTQKQNALGEQWTAFNKAKDAEGKKKVEDEMEKLDEEENASRIEYFKKNTQSPLAVYMLKSAAGWDIKPEVIEPLWNQLPEKYKAYPTAVTLHEDINTAKKTGIGMVAMDFTQNDPNGKPVSLSSFRGSYVLVDFWASWCGPCRVENPNVVKAYNKFKEKGFNILGVSLDREGQKDKWLKAIEDDKLTWSHVSDLKYWDNAVAQQYGIKAIPQNLLIDPQGKIIAKNLRGEELEAKLAELIVVGKTF; this is encoded by the coding sequence ATGAGAAAAATCCTGTTCCTGCTGGTATCCATGCCTCTTTTTGGCCAAGCCCAAAAATCCCCGGCCCCCGCAAAAATGTCGGGTACAATTGAAAATCTGGCATTGGAGGCCGAATGGATCCATTTTTCCTATCGCAACAATGGCGCAAGGATCCACGACAGTGTCCAAGTAGTAAATAATAAATTCAGCTATTCCGCTGTTCTGGCCGAGCCAACCATGATCACGCTTTACCCGGCCTATAAATCCAAGGCTGATGGCAGTCGACCCGCCATTAAATTTGACCGGGACTATGCTACCGTCTTCGCGGCTTCGGGAAAGATCAAACTGAGCCATATTGATTCATTTGCGAATGTGCAGGTTAAAGGATCAGCGGCTCATGATGAATATAAAAAACTCAACACTTATCTGGAACCATTTACCCAAAAACAAAATGCCCTTGGCGAACAGTGGACTGCCTTTAACAAAGCCAAAGATGCAGAAGGAAAGAAAAAGGTAGAGGATGAAATGGAAAAACTGGATGAAGAAGAGAATGCCAGTCGCATAGAATATTTCAAGAAAAATACACAAAGCCCCCTCGCTGTTTATATGCTTAAAAGTGCTGCGGGATGGGATATCAAACCTGAGGTAATTGAGCCTTTATGGAATCAATTGCCAGAGAAGTACAAGGCCTATCCCACCGCCGTAACCCTGCATGAGGATATCAATACCGCCAAAAAAACCGGTATCGGTATGGTAGCCATGGATTTTACCCAAAATGATCCCAATGGTAAACCGGTTTCGCTTTCCTCTTTCCGTGGAAGTTATGTATTGGTCGACTTCTGGGCCAGTTGGTGTGGTCCCTGCCGGGTGGAGAATCCCAATGTGGTTAAAGCGTATAATAAGTTTAAAGAAAAAGGGTTCAATATCCTGGGTGTTTCCCTTGACCGGGAAGGACAAAAAGACAAATGGCTCAAAGCCATTGAAGACGATAAACTCACCTGGTCACATGTCAGCGACCTGAAATACTGGGATAATGCCGTTGCACAGCAATACGGTATCAAGGCCATTCCTCAAAATTTACTGATTGACCCACAGGGAAAGATCATTGCTAAAAACTTAAGAGGGGAGGAGTTAGAGGCTAAGCTGGCTGAGTTGATTGTGGTTGGAAAGACATTCTAA
- the rny gene encoding ribonuclease Y: MDPIITLVIVGAAALILGVIAGKFIFAKNTRQKIEEAEQQASKILADTQAKAETIKKERMLEAKERFVQLKSEHDKEVMERNRKITEGENRIRQKEQGINQKESNLEKQIRENEAIKENLNRQIELVNIKRTELEKHQEEHIRRLEKIAALSAEDAKAQLIESLKHEAQSQASSLQQEIIEEARQKANKEARKIIIQTIQRTAAEQTIENTITVFNLESDEIKGQIIGREGRNIRAIEAATGVDLIVDDTPEAIILSSYDPLRREVARLSLQRLVTDGRIHPARIEEVVEKTRKQLEEQVMEIGERTVIELGIHGLHKELVRMVGRMRFRSSYGQNLLMHSRETANLCAIMAAELGLNPKLAKRAGLLHDIGKVPDEESELSHALLGAKLAEKYGENPAVVNAIGAHHDEMEMQYVISPIIQACDAISGARPGARREIMQQYLQRIKDLENLAMAYNGVEKAYAIQAGRELRVIVEADKVTDGDSDKLSFEIAQKIQNEMTFPGQIKVTVIREKRAVNVAR, from the coding sequence ATGGATCCCATCATAACATTAGTCATCGTAGGGGCGGCCGCATTGATCCTGGGGGTCATTGCCGGTAAGTTCATTTTTGCAAAGAATACACGTCAAAAGATCGAAGAGGCCGAACAACAGGCCAGCAAGATTCTCGCCGATACCCAGGCCAAAGCTGAAACCATCAAGAAAGAGCGCATGCTCGAAGCGAAAGAACGGTTTGTACAACTCAAATCGGAGCATGACAAGGAGGTAATGGAAAGAAACCGGAAGATCACAGAGGGCGAGAACCGGATTCGTCAAAAAGAACAGGGAATCAATCAAAAAGAAAGTAATCTGGAGAAACAGATCCGGGAAAATGAGGCCATCAAAGAAAACCTCAATCGCCAGATCGAGTTGGTGAATATCAAACGTACTGAACTCGAAAAACACCAGGAAGAGCATATCCGTCGCCTGGAAAAGATCGCGGCCCTCTCTGCCGAAGATGCCAAGGCTCAATTGATCGAAAGCCTGAAACACGAAGCACAATCTCAAGCCTCTTCGCTTCAGCAGGAGATCATTGAAGAAGCTCGTCAAAAAGCCAATAAAGAAGCCAGAAAGATCATCATTCAAACCATACAGCGTACCGCCGCCGAGCAGACCATTGAGAATACCATCACTGTTTTCAACCTTGAAAGCGATGAGATCAAAGGTCAGATCATTGGTCGTGAAGGCCGGAATATCCGTGCTATCGAGGCTGCTACCGGTGTTGACCTGATCGTGGATGATACCCCGGAGGCGATCATTCTTTCTTCCTATGATCCCCTTCGTCGGGAAGTTGCCCGCCTGAGCTTGCAGCGTCTGGTCACCGATGGACGTATCCACCCGGCCCGTATTGAAGAGGTGGTGGAAAAAACAAGAAAGCAATTGGAAGAGCAGGTCATGGAGATCGGTGAAAGAACCGTAATCGAACTCGGTATCCATGGATTGCATAAAGAACTGGTTCGTATGGTCGGGCGGATGCGTTTCCGTTCCTCCTACGGTCAGAACCTGTTGATGCACAGTCGCGAAACCGCCAATCTCTGTGCCATCATGGCGGCTGAACTGGGTCTTAACCCCAAACTGGCCAAGCGTGCCGGTCTGCTTCATGATATCGGCAAAGTGCCTGATGAAGAATCCGAACTGAGCCATGCCTTGTTAGGGGCCAAACTGGCTGAGAAATATGGAGAGAACCCGGCCGTGGTCAACGCCATTGGAGCCCACCACGATGAAATGGAAATGCAATATGTGATCTCGCCTATCATCCAGGCCTGTGACGCCATCAGCGGCGCCCGTCCCGGTGCCCGTCGGGAGATCATGCAACAATATTTACAACGGATCAAGGACCTCGAAAACCTGGCCATGGCCTACAATGGAGTGGAAAAAGCCTATGCCATCCAGGCCGGTCGTGAACTTCGCGTTATCGTAGAGGCCGACAAGGTCACCGATGGTGATTCCGATAAACTGTCCTTTGAAATTGCCCAGAAGATCCAGAACGAAATGACCTTCCCGGGACAGATCAAGGTGACCGTAATTCGGGAAAAAAGGGCGGTGAATGTAGCCAGGTAG